One genomic window of [Clostridium] scindens ATCC 35704 includes the following:
- a CDS encoding stage III sporulation protein AF, whose translation MFEYLYEWMKNIAFYMVLITAVIHILPNSDYKKYIRFFTGMVLVVMLATPLLKIFGMEHPLGSLYDSKEYQEQMKKIEEESKYLGETLPEGYPDDAGQEPEDEETGIEVEEIEIGR comes from the coding sequence ATGTTTGAATATTTATATGAATGGATGAAGAATATTGCGTTTTATATGGTGCTTATTACGGCGGTCATCCATATCCTTCCGAATTCGGATTATAAAAAGTATATTCGGTTCTTTACCGGAATGGTGCTGGTCGTCATGCTTGCCACGCCTTTACTTAAGATATTCGGCATGGAGCATCCGCTGGGGAGTCTGTATGACAGCAAAGAGTATCAGGAGCAGATGAAAAAGATAGAGGAAGAATCCAAGTATCTTGGCGAGACGCTGCCAGAAGGCTATCCGGACGATGCCGGGCAGGAACCGGAAGATGAGGAAACCGGGATAGAGGTGGAGGAGATAGAGATTGGACGTTAA
- a CDS encoding stage III sporulation protein AE yields MRRRKMVQAAILWVILLLIFSPLPAQAKEARQSGTNEDKAESSGMQEDLIGEFDFGEIDDSLKELFPEEKLDFKETLMGVISGDLTFSAQLLNRLVSDQLGYAFRSCKDNLVHILLIAVIAAVFSNFSNVFQSRQISEISFYALYLLLIALALSSFQVVVEWVGQGIDSLTSFMGVFCPLYFLAVAIAKGSVTSIAFYNLVLFLIFLVELLITSFLLPVIHIYMMVRVLNYLSSEEYLSKFAELIQVSVSWILKTLLACIIGLNVIQGMISPAIDSVKRSAIARGAEAIPGIGDAIGGVAEVALGTAVLVKNGIGMTGALICIALCVVPLAQIACIAFLYKLAAAIIQPVSDKRIVGCVETVGDGCQLLMRVVFTTGLLFLLTIAIVSAVTSNV; encoded by the coding sequence ATGAGGCGGCGAAAAATGGTACAGGCAGCCATCCTGTGGGTTATCCTGCTCCTAATATTTTCCCCGCTGCCGGCACAGGCCAAAGAGGCCAGGCAGTCGGGAACTAATGAGGATAAGGCAGAGAGTTCCGGGATGCAGGAGGATTTGATCGGGGAGTTCGATTTTGGGGAGATTGACGATTCCTTAAAGGAACTCTTTCCGGAAGAGAAGCTGGACTTTAAGGAAACGCTTATGGGAGTCATTTCCGGGGATCTGACATTTTCCGCCCAGCTGCTGAACCGGCTGGTATCGGATCAGCTGGGATATGCGTTTAGAAGCTGCAAGGACAATCTGGTACATATCCTTCTGATCGCGGTCATTGCGGCCGTATTCAGCAATTTTTCAAACGTATTCCAGAGCCGCCAGATATCGGAAATCAGTTTTTACGCCCTGTATCTGCTTCTGATTGCATTGGCATTAAGTTCATTCCAGGTGGTGGTGGAGTGGGTAGGCCAGGGGATAGACAGCCTGACCTCATTCATGGGCGTATTCTGCCCCTTATATTTCCTGGCAGTGGCAATTGCAAAAGGCAGCGTTACTTCCATTGCGTTTTATAATCTGGTGCTGTTTTTAATCTTTCTTGTAGAACTTCTGATCACCAGCTTCCTTCTGCCCGTGATCCATATCTATATGATGGTACGGGTGCTGAATTACCTTTCCTCTGAGGAATATCTAAGCAAGTTTGCGGAACTGATACAGGTTTCAGTGTCGTGGATATTAAAGACGCTGCTGGCCTGCATCATCGGGCTGAACGTGATCCAGGGAATGATAAGCCCGGCCATTGATTCTGTGAAAAGAAGCGCCATCGCCAGAGGCGCGGAAGCTATCCCTGGCATCGGGGATGCCATAGGCGGCGTGGCGGAGGTGGCTCTTGGCACGGCGGTGCTGGTGAAGAATGGAATCGGGATGACAGGGGCTCTCATCTGCATCGCCCTGTGCGTGGTGCCGCTGGCTCAGATTGCCTGCATCGCCTTTTTATATAAGCTGGCGGCGGCAATCATACAGCCGGTATCCGACAAGCGTATCGTAGGCTGTGTTGAGACAGTGGGAGACGGATGCCAGCTTCTTATGCGGGTGGTATTTACTACGGGCCTTCTGTTCCTTCTGACCATTGCCATTGTATCTGCAGTAACCAGTAATGTCTGA
- a CDS encoding SpoIIIAC/SpoIIIAD family protein, whose translation MNMIQIGIIGVAGTLLAVQFKSGKSEYGIYISVALSLVIFFAIIGRLEVIIDALRTIANYINMDTAYIGTLIKMLGITYVAEFSAGICKDAGYQTIALQIEIFGKLAVLVLSMPVLMALLNTIKDFLS comes from the coding sequence ATGAATATGATACAGATCGGGATCATCGGGGTCGCCGGCACCCTGCTGGCCGTACAGTTTAAAAGCGGAAAGTCTGAGTATGGCATCTATATCAGCGTGGCACTCAGCCTGGTCATCTTCTTTGCCATTATCGGCCGGCTGGAAGTGATCATCGATGCCTTGAGAACCATCGCCAATTATATCAATATGGATACCGCCTATATCGGGACGCTGATAAAGATGCTGGGGATTACCTATGTGGCCGAATTTTCCGCGGGCATCTGCAAGGACGCGGGCTATCAGACCATCGCGCTGCAGATAGAGATATTCGGCAAGCTGGCGGTTCTGGTATTGAGCATGCCGGTTCTGATGGCGCTTTTAAATACCATAAAGGACTTTCTGTCATGA
- the spoIIIAC gene encoding stage III sporulation protein AC yields the protein MSVNLIFKIAAVGILVSVLSQVLKHSGREEQAFLTSLAGLLLVLFWIVPYIYDLFESIQHLFSL from the coding sequence ATGAGTGTAAATCTAATATTTAAAATAGCTGCGGTGGGAATCCTGGTCTCCGTCTTAAGCCAGGTCTTAAAGCACAGCGGAAGGGAAGAGCAGGCGTTCCTTACAAGCCTTGCGGGGCTTCTGCTGGTGCTGTTCTGGATCGTGCCATACATCTATGACCTGTTTGAATCCATCCAGCATTTATTTTCGCTGTAG
- a CDS encoding stage III sporulation protein AB produces the protein MTAMVKTFGAVLIIGATSLWGIRAADRINDQYVQMQYLKKLIYQLRSEIRYARSYLGEAFRHIGTSSREPYKGWILEIYDRLEHKNRGTLADIWEDTVREYLGASGLPDEELDKLINLGGQLGVADIEMQVKTLDLYLEEMSLSMEEMRGGMKAKVRLCHCLGVMSGIFITVLLI, from the coding sequence ATGACGGCAATGGTAAAGACCTTCGGGGCTGTCCTGATCATAGGAGCCACCTCTTTATGGGGCATCCGGGCGGCAGACCGTATCAACGACCAGTATGTCCAGATGCAGTATCTCAAGAAGCTGATCTACCAGTTAAGAAGCGAGATACGGTATGCCAGGTCTTATCTGGGGGAAGCGTTTCGTCACATTGGGACATCTTCCAGGGAGCCGTATAAAGGATGGATTCTGGAAATATACGACAGGCTGGAGCATAAGAACAGGGGAACGCTGGCGGATATATGGGAAGATACGGTAAGAGAATATCTGGGGGCATCAGGCCTTCCGGATGAGGAACTGGACAAACTGATAAATCTTGGAGGCCAGCTGGGGGTCGCGGATATTGAGATGCAGGTAAAGACTCTCGACCTCTACCTGGAGGAAATGAGCCTTTCCATGGAAGAGATGCGGGGCGGGATGAAGGCAAAGGTGAGATTATGCCACTGCCTGGGTGTGATGAGCGGGATATTTATTACCGTCCTGTTAATATAG
- the spoIIIAA gene encoding stage III sporulation protein AA has protein sequence MQENRILNVLPRSVRILIHKEQLQYEHLQEIKLRVEKPLLLIYRGEELILGGQRGKPYMVTKEDVREMLEYISNYSLYAYEQEMKQGFITIEGGHRVGMTGQAIIENGKVKNLKHISSVNVRMSHEVLGCADKVFPHITYNRSLYHTLVISPPRCGKTTLLRDMIRQISDGNDWVRGMAVGVVDERSEIGGCYMGVAQNHLGIRTDVLDGCPKAEGMIMLIRSMGPEVIAVDEIGSAEDVHAIEYAMHCGCKMLATVHAGSMEELRKKPLLDRMIDQGRFERYILLGNRAHVGQIDGIFDHRGSLLYREDVR, from the coding sequence ATGCAGGAGAACAGAATCTTAAATGTCTTGCCGCGCAGCGTACGCATTCTGATCCATAAGGAGCAGCTGCAGTACGAGCACCTGCAGGAGATCAAGCTGCGGGTGGAAAAGCCGCTGCTTCTGATCTACAGAGGAGAAGAACTGATCTTGGGAGGGCAGCGCGGCAAGCCTTATATGGTTACAAAAGAAGATGTAAGAGAGATGCTGGAATATATCAGCAATTATTCCTTATATGCATACGAACAGGAAATGAAGCAGGGATTTATCACGATTGAAGGAGGACACAGAGTAGGAATGACAGGACAGGCAATTATAGAGAACGGCAAAGTAAAGAACCTGAAGCATATCTCATCCGTCAATGTGCGGATGTCCCATGAAGTACTTGGTTGTGCAGATAAAGTATTTCCCCATATTACCTATAACAGAAGCCTATACCATACGCTGGTCATATCGCCGCCAAGATGCGGCAAGACAACGCTTCTTCGGGATATGATCCGTCAGATCTCCGATGGAAATGACTGGGTGAGGGGCATGGCTGTGGGGGTGGTGGACGAAAGGTCGGAGATTGGAGGCTGCTATATGGGGGTCGCCCAGAACCATCTCGGAATCCGCACGGACGTGCTGGATGGGTGCCCCAAGGCAGAAGGCATGATCATGCTGATACGCTCCATGGGACCGGAAGTCATTGCCGTAGATGAGATTGGATCGGCAGAAGATGTACATGCCATCGAATACGCAATGCACTGCGGCTGCAAGATGCTGGCCACTGTCCATGCAGGTTCCATGGAAGAATTAAGAAAGAAGCCTCTCCTTGACCGGATGATCGACCAGGGACGCTTTGAACGGTACATTCTTTTGGGAAACCGCGCGCACGTGGGGCAGATCGATGGCATCTTCGATCACCGGGGCAGCCTTCTGTACAGGGAAGATGTCAGATGA
- a CDS encoding metallophosphoesterase, with protein sequence MIAVFLAPVYLILNAYIFRWLIRFMGACTHHFQKTWVRLIVLAFYGFLALSILLAFFWPARWLIYISNIWFGTLCYILLTILVADGIRLIAKLIVKRMKKREWKESRRLFVASGTLCISLILSLSVYGYLNARQIHTTDYSVTIKKSCKDLDSMKVVLVADLHLGYSVGNAQMSQMVRKINAQDPDLVVIAGDIFDNNYDALKNPDKIARTLRGIKSNYGVYACYGNHDIQEKILAGFTFSHDKKKMSDPRMDQFLKDANIQFLHDEGVLIDDSFYLFGRADKERPGRGISKRLSPKELTKEMDTDKPILVIDHEPDQLQELADAGVDIDLCGHTHDGQMFPGNLTIKLLWENPCGYLKKDQMHNIVTSGVGVFGPNMRVGTKSEICVIDVGFQ encoded by the coding sequence ATGATCGCTGTATTTCTTGCGCCTGTCTACCTAATATTAAATGCTTATATCTTCCGCTGGCTGATCCGCTTTATGGGAGCCTGCACGCATCATTTCCAAAAGACTTGGGTCAGGCTGATCGTTCTGGCCTTCTACGGCTTTTTGGCCTTATCCATCCTGCTGGCCTTCTTCTGGCCTGCCAGATGGCTGATCTACATTTCAAATATCTGGTTTGGCACCCTCTGCTATATCCTGCTTACCATCCTGGTTGCAGATGGCATACGCCTGATCGCAAAACTGATCGTCAAGCGCATGAAGAAGCGGGAATGGAAGGAATCCCGGAGGCTCTTCGTCGCCAGCGGCACCCTCTGCATTTCCTTGATCCTCTCCCTTTCCGTCTATGGATATCTAAATGCCCGCCAAATACATACCACAGATTATTCCGTAACCATTAAGAAATCTTGCAAAGATCTGGATTCCATGAAAGTCGTCCTGGTAGCGGATCTCCACCTGGGCTACAGCGTGGGAAATGCGCAGATGTCCCAGATGGTCAGGAAGATCAATGCCCAGGATCCGGATCTGGTGGTAATCGCGGGGGACATCTTCGACAATAATTACGATGCTTTGAAAAATCCAGATAAGATCGCCCGCACGCTGCGTGGTATTAAAAGCAACTACGGCGTATATGCCTGCTACGGCAATCACGATATCCAGGAAAAGATTCTGGCCGGCTTCACCTTCAGCCACGACAAGAAAAAAATGAGTGATCCCAGAATGGATCAGTTCCTTAAGGATGCCAATATCCAGTTTCTGCACGATGAAGGGGTTCTGATCGACGACTCTTTCTATCTCTTCGGCAGGGCCGACAAGGAGCGTCCCGGACGGGGCATCTCCAAGCGCTTAAGCCCCAAGGAGCTGACCAAGGAGATGGATACGGACAAGCCTATCCTTGTCATCGACCATGAGCCGGATCAACTGCAGGAACTTGCCGATGCGGGCGTAGACATAGATCTGTGCGGGCACACCCATGATGGCCAGATGTTTCCTGGCAATCTAACGATTAAGCTGCTCTGGGAGAATCCTTGCGGCTATCTGAAAAAAGATCAGATGCACAATATCGTCACCTCCGGAGTGGGCGTATTCGGGCCTAATATGAGAGTGGGGACTAAGAGCGAGATCTGCGTGATAGATGTGGGGTTTCAGTAG
- a CDS encoding polyribonucleotide nucleotidyltransferase has protein sequence MYKKFEMELAGRTLRVDVDRVAKQANGAVLMHYGDTTVLCTATASEKPREGIDFFPLSVEYNERLYSVGKIPGGFNKREGKASENAILTCRVIDRPMRPLFPKDYRNDVTLENLVLSVDQDCSPELTAMLGAAIATTISDIPFDGPISTTQVGIVDDEFVFNPTAAQKEASDLALTVASTKEKVIMIEAGANEVPEQKMIDAIFAAHELNQKVIAFIETIVAECGKPKHAYESCAVPEELFAAITEIVPPSEMEEAVFTDDKQTREENIRVITAKLEEAFADKEEWLNVLGEAVYQYQKKTVRKMILKDQKRPDGRAIDQIRPLAAEIDLIPRVHGSAMFTRGQTQICTITTLAPLAEAQRLDGLDEAETSKRYMHHYNFPSYSVGETRPSRGPGRREIGHGALAERALIPVLPNEAEFPYAIRTVSETFESNGSTSQASICASSMSLMAAGVPIKAAVAGISAGLVTGDSDDDYLVLTDIQGLEDFFGDMDFKVAGTHKGITAIQMDIKIHGLTRPIIEEAIAATKKARTYILDEVMSKTIAEPRPEVGQYAPKIIQMQIDPQKIGDVVGQRGKTINAIIDQTGVKIDITDDGAVSICGTDANSMEEAKRLVQIIVTDFEAGQVLEGKVVSIKEFGAFLEFAPGKEGMVHISKISKERINHVEDVLTLGDVVKVVCLGKDKMGRLSFSMKDVAK, from the coding sequence ATGTATAAGAAATTTGAGATGGAACTTGCAGGCAGGACTCTGCGCGTAGATGTGGACAGGGTTGCCAAGCAGGCAAATGGAGCGGTACTGATGCATTACGGTGACACCACCGTGTTATGCACGGCAACGGCTTCCGAGAAGCCGAGAGAGGGAATTGATTTTTTCCCGCTAAGCGTTGAATACAATGAGAGATTATACTCTGTAGGAAAGATTCCTGGAGGATTCAATAAGAGAGAAGGAAAGGCATCTGAGAATGCAATCCTTACCTGCCGTGTCATTGATCGTCCGATGAGGCCTTTATTCCCGAAGGACTACCGCAATGATGTGACGTTAGAGAACCTGGTATTATCCGTAGACCAGGACTGCTCTCCGGAACTTACGGCAATGCTCGGAGCGGCAATTGCCACTACCATATCCGATATTCCGTTTGACGGACCGATCTCTACGACACAGGTAGGCATTGTGGATGATGAGTTCGTATTTAATCCGACTGCAGCGCAGAAGGAAGCATCCGATCTTGCGCTTACGGTTGCCTCTACAAAAGAGAAGGTGATCATGATCGAGGCTGGCGCCAATGAAGTGCCGGAGCAGAAGATGATCGACGCGATCTTTGCTGCCCACGAACTGAACCAGAAGGTCATCGCGTTCATCGAGACGATCGTGGCAGAGTGTGGAAAGCCGAAGCATGCATATGAAAGCTGCGCGGTTCCGGAAGAACTGTTTGCCGCAATCACGGAGATTGTTCCTCCGTCAGAGATGGAAGAAGCCGTATTTACGGATGACAAGCAGACCAGAGAAGAAAATATCCGCGTAATCACGGCAAAGCTGGAAGAGGCATTTGCAGACAAAGAAGAATGGCTGAATGTGCTTGGAGAGGCTGTATACCAGTACCAGAAGAAGACGGTACGCAAGATGATCTTAAAGGATCAGAAGCGTCCGGATGGAAGAGCCATCGACCAGATTAGGCCGCTTGCTGCAGAGATTGACCTGATTCCAAGGGTTCACGGCTCAGCCATGTTTACAAGAGGACAGACTCAGATCTGCACCATCACCACCCTGGCACCGCTTGCAGAAGCCCAGAGGCTGGATGGCTTGGATGAGGCAGAGACTTCTAAGAGATATATGCACCACTATAACTTCCCATCTTACTCCGTAGGAGAGACAAGGCCATCAAGAGGCCCGGGACGCCGGGAGATTGGACATGGAGCATTGGCAGAGCGCGCACTGATACCGGTACTTCCAAATGAGGCAGAGTTCCCATATGCGATCCGTACCGTATCTGAGACATTTGAATCCAACGGCTCTACCTCCCAGGCCAGCATCTGCGCGTCCTCAATGTCCCTGATGGCAGCCGGCGTGCCGATCAAGGCTGCAGTGGCAGGGATCTCAGCAGGACTGGTGACGGGTGATTCAGACGATGACTATCTGGTACTGACAGACATCCAGGGCCTGGAAGACTTCTTTGGAGACATGGACTTTAAGGTGGCCGGAACCCATAAGGGAATTACAGCCATCCAGATGGATATCAAGATTCATGGCCTGACAAGGCCGATCATTGAGGAGGCGATTGCGGCAACGAAGAAAGCAAGAACCTATATCCTGGATGAAGTAATGTCTAAGACCATCGCAGAGCCAAGACCGGAAGTAGGCCAGTATGCTCCGAAGATCATCCAGATGCAGATCGATCCACAGAAGATCGGCGATGTAGTGGGACAGCGCGGAAAGACTATCAATGCAATCATCGACCAGACCGGAGTTAAAATCGACATTACCGATGACGGAGCCGTATCTATCTGCGGAACCGATGCTAACAGCATGGAAGAGGCAAAGAGACTGGTTCAGATCATCGTGACCGATTTCGAGGCAGGCCAGGTACTGGAAGGAAAGGTCGTAAGCATCAAGGAATTCGGCGCATTTCTTGAGTTCGCGCCTGGAAAAGAAGGAATGGTACACATTTCCAAGATTTCTAAGGAAAGAATCAACCATGTAGAAGACGTGCTGACATTGGGCGACGTGGTTAAGGTCGTATGCCTTGGCAAGGACAAAATGGGCAGACTGTCATTCAGCATGAAAGACGTGGCAAAATAA
- the rpsO gene encoding 30S ribosomal protein S15 has translation MISKEQKEQIVKDFGRTPGDTGSPEVQIAILTARINDLTDHFKSNPKDHHSRRGLLKMVGQRRGLLAYLKKSDIARYRALIEKLGLRK, from the coding sequence ATGATTTCAAAAGAGCAGAAAGAACAGATTGTAAAAGATTTCGGAAGGACACCTGGAGATACAGGCTCACCGGAAGTTCAGATTGCGATTCTGACAGCAAGAATCAATGATCTGACAGATCACTTCAAGAGCAATCCGAAGGATCATCATTCAAGAAGAGGTCTTCTGAAGATGGTTGGACAGAGAAGAGGTCTTCTGGCATATCTTAAGAAGTCTGATATCGCAAGATATCGTGCACTGATTGAAAAACTTGGATTAAGAAAATAA
- a CDS encoding Na/Pi cotransporter family protein, with the protein MSITTFFMLLGGLGLFLFGMKLMSEGLEKAAGAKMRGILEFFTKNRFIGMLVGILFTAVVQSSSATTVMVVSFVNSGLMNLLQASGVILGANIGTTVTGQLIAFNLSDIAPLFVMAGVIMVMFCKKLSIKRAGEVVLGFGILFMGLSIMGDAMTSFKESPHIIELLRTLRNPFAAILVGFVITAILQSSSATVGIVILMASQGLLAFTICPFLILGCNIGSCVSALLASLGGKKDAKRAAMIHFLFNVVGSAIAFIILMVALDPITQGILHLSRGNTARAVANAHTLMKVFEVVVLFPFMGWIVKATYMVVPGKDATLEDEYELLYIGGGSILSPTTAVLDGIREIEHMGKIAISNLKKGMDALCTLNEEEIDAVYHKEKYIDFMNRKITDYLVKVNEIELPIADARLIGGLFHVVNDIERIGDHAENFADSAKMRIDDEVEFSDKAIKQLQDMTEKVIEILEYSLDMFTNRNQEHMQEILNLEDEIDDREKKLQRAHVKRLTKNKCTPEAGMIFSDTISGLERVADHATNIAFAILEPDEGMEDEDEE; encoded by the coding sequence ATGAGTATCACAACATTTTTTATGTTGCTTGGGGGACTAGGCTTATTCCTGTTCGGCATGAAGTTAATGAGCGAGGGGCTGGAGAAAGCTGCAGGCGCCAAGATGCGCGGCATTCTGGAATTTTTCACAAAGAACCGTTTTATCGGCATGCTGGTAGGTATCTTGTTTACGGCTGTAGTGCAGTCTTCAAGCGCGACTACGGTCATGGTAGTCAGTTTTGTGAATTCTGGGTTGATGAATCTGCTTCAGGCTTCCGGGGTCATACTTGGAGCCAATATCGGTACCACGGTGACAGGACAGCTGATTGCATTCAACCTGTCAGATATCGCGCCGCTGTTCGTCATGGCGGGCGTGATCATGGTCATGTTCTGCAAGAAACTGAGCATCAAGAGGGCAGGAGAAGTCGTGCTGGGATTCGGCATCCTATTTATGGGTCTGAGCATCATGGGTGATGCCATGACATCGTTCAAAGAATCCCCGCACATTATAGAACTGCTGAGGACGTTGCGCAATCCATTTGCGGCAATCCTGGTAGGATTCGTGATTACGGCGATCCTGCAGAGTTCTTCGGCAACCGTCGGCATCGTAATCCTGATGGCATCCCAGGGACTGCTGGCATTTACAATCTGCCCGTTCCTGATCTTGGGATGTAATATCGGGTCCTGCGTATCTGCGCTTCTTGCCAGTCTTGGCGGAAAGAAGGATGCAAAACGCGCGGCCATGATTCATTTTCTGTTTAATGTCGTAGGATCGGCTATTGCCTTCATTATTCTGATGGTAGCGCTGGATCCGATCACTCAGGGCATCCTGCACCTGTCCCGAGGGAATACGGCCCGGGCGGTGGCCAATGCCCATACGCTTATGAAGGTGTTCGAAGTGGTCGTACTGTTCCCGTTCATGGGATGGATCGTGAAGGCAACCTACATGGTAGTTCCCGGGAAAGACGCCACGCTGGAGGATGAATACGAACTGCTCTACATAGGCGGGGGCTCAATCCTGTCACCGACAACGGCAGTGCTGGATGGAATCCGGGAAATCGAGCACATGGGAAAGATCGCGATCAGCAATCTGAAAAAGGGTATGGATGCGCTTTGTACCTTGAATGAGGAAGAAATCGATGCGGTATATCACAAGGAAAAATACATAGACTTTATGAACCGCAAGATCACGGATTATCTGGTCAAGGTCAATGAAATCGAACTTCCGATTGCCGATGCAAGGCTGATAGGCGGATTGTTCCACGTGGTCAATGATATCGAGCGTATTGGCGACCATGCGGAGAACTTTGCAGATTCGGCAAAAATGCGGATTGATGACGAGGTGGAGTTCAGCGACAAGGCAATAAAGCAGCTGCAGGACATGACGGAAAAGGTCATTGAGATCCTGGAATACTCGCTGGATATGTTCACTAACAGGAACCAGGAGCATATGCAGGAGATCCTGAATCTGGAAGACGAGATCGATGACAGGGAGAAGAAGCTGCAACGCGCCCACGTTAAGAGGCTGACGAAGAATAAATGCACGCCGGAAGCGGGAATGATATTTTCAGATACCATCTCCGGACTGGAACGTGTGGCGGACCATGCCACCAACATCGCATTTGCTATCCTGGAGCCGGACGAAGGCATGGAAGATGAGGACGAGGAATAA
- the ribF gene encoding riboflavin biosynthesis protein RibF translates to MQYIRGLSNYNDSGKSAVTFGKFDGLHKGHQKLVKKVREFGEKNKINSIVCAFDMRPLWEEKGLNPQLLMNGKEQQMHLEGQVDYLIECPFTREFSQIPAEEFIKDIIKGLFHADYVVVGTDFCFGHDKQGDIHMLAAYEKECGYDLVVVEKERYEDRIISSTYVKEVLRSGDMKLASRLLGYPYGLTGIVEHGKKLGRTLGFPTFNVAWPKAKIAPPNGVYLCDVTVDKDRYHGIANVGVKPTVTSENRLLIESFLFGYAGSAYGKEVTIELLSMCRPEQKFDSIEEMKACIDRDIEAGKHFFGMDK, encoded by the coding sequence ATGCAATATATTAGAGGACTGTCTAACTATAATGACAGCGGGAAATCAGCAGTTACGTTTGGAAAGTTTGACGGCCTGCACAAGGGCCACCAGAAACTGGTGAAAAAGGTACGGGAATTTGGAGAAAAGAATAAGATCAACAGCATTGTATGCGCGTTCGACATGCGGCCGCTGTGGGAAGAAAAGGGCCTGAATCCGCAATTACTGATGAATGGCAAAGAGCAGCAGATGCATCTGGAGGGTCAGGTGGATTATCTGATCGAATGTCCTTTTACCAGGGAGTTCAGCCAGATTCCGGCAGAAGAATTTATTAAGGATATCATCAAAGGACTTTTTCACGCGGATTATGTGGTAGTAGGAACAGATTTCTGCTTTGGGCATGACAAGCAAGGAGATATTCACATGCTTGCAGCCTATGAAAAAGAGTGCGGATATGATCTGGTGGTAGTGGAGAAAGAACGGTATGAAGACCGCATTATCAGCAGTACCTATGTAAAAGAAGTGTTAAGGTCGGGGGACATGAAGCTGGCTTCCCGGCTGTTAGGCTATCCTTATGGCCTGACGGGAATCGTGGAGCATGGAAAGAAACTGGGAAGGACGCTTGGATTTCCCACTTTTAACGTGGCCTGGCCCAAAGCGAAGATCGCGCCGCCCAACGGCGTGTATCTCTGCGATGTGACTGTAGACAAAGACAGATATCACGGAATCGCTAATGTAGGGGTGAAGCCTACGGTGACCAGTGAGAATCGGTTGTTGATAGAGAGTTTTTTATTCGGCTATGCAGGAAGCGCTTATGGAAAAGAAGTGACCATTGAACTGCTTTCCATGTGCAGGCCGGAACAAAAGTTTGACAGTATTGAAGAGATGAAGGCATGTATTGACAGGGACATCGAGGCGGGAAAGCATTTCTTCGGGATGGATAAGTAA